Proteins encoded within one genomic window of Nordella sp. HKS 07:
- a CDS encoding NAD(P)/FAD-dependent oxidoreductase, whose amino-acid sequence MLLIGDAAGHVSPLTGGGIRLAFRYGRRAAQLIADHLTRHGPAPERVLAREIPKMRKKLLLRRVMDWAPPNWLHDQVIGTPLMNWFARKVYFHRRGWPGDSLESFEQRVKSRT is encoded by the coding sequence GTGCTTCTCATCGGCGATGCCGCAGGCCATGTCTCGCCCTTGACCGGCGGCGGCATCCGTCTGGCTTTCCGCTATGGCCGGCGCGCCGCGCAACTGATCGCCGACCATCTCACCCGCCACGGTCCTGCGCCGGAGCGCGTGCTGGCGCGCGAGATCCCGAAGATGCGCAAGAAACTTCTCCTGCGCCGCGTGATGGATTGGGCTCCCCCCAACTGGCTCCATGACCAGGTTATCGGCACGCCTTTGATGAACTGGTTCGCGCGCAAGGTCTATTTCCACCGCCGCGGCTGGCCCGGCGACAGTCTGGAGAGCTTCGAGCAGCGCGTCAAAAGCAGAACCTGA
- the cobT gene encoding cobaltochelatase subunit CobT, which yields MAQDREGPAGEFRNVLTLAMKTIAGEPELSVSFGAETPSLQGKKAKLPQVSIDLDRQEVAITRGIADSFAMRLANHDDGVHNRYRPEGKNARAMFEAVEQARVECIGSRAMPGMAQNITAMLQDRYLRKMAGRPATKKDAPLEEAVALLVRERLTGAAPPEEARALVDLWRPWVEEKAAIQLNHLTDAITDQAAFARMSRDIIAALDMADELGEDPDESDDSDDNQEAEPDSGDQQETPEGEEQESQQSAAEELQDAEGESDASEMDAQQLDVDDMPDDMESEESPDGEEPWRPQLPFSSLSNEDFYRVYTNQFDEEIAAEDLCDSEELTRLRNYLDKQLSNLQGVVARLANRLQRRLMAQQNRSWDFDLEEGLLDASRLTRVIIDPLHALSFKVEQDMQFRDTVVTLLLDNSGSMRGRPITVAATCADILARTLERCGVKVEILGFTTRAWKGGQARERWLAAGKPANPGRLNDLRHIIYKSADTPWRRARRNLGLMMREGLLKENIDGEALIWAHNRLLARSEQRRILMVISDGAPVDDSTLSVNSGNYLEKHLRQIIIDIENRSPVELIAIGIGHDVTRYYKRAVTIVDAEELGGAMTEKLAELFKERAQKQTGKGAARSPTKRRLN from the coding sequence ATGGCCCAGGACCGCGAAGGACCGGCAGGCGAATTCCGTAATGTCCTGACGCTGGCGATGAAGACCATCGCCGGCGAACCGGAGCTTTCGGTTTCCTTCGGCGCCGAGACGCCGAGCCTGCAGGGCAAGAAGGCCAAGCTGCCGCAGGTCTCGATCGATCTCGACCGCCAGGAGGTCGCGATCACCCGCGGCATCGCCGACAGCTTCGCCATGCGGCTCGCCAATCACGACGACGGCGTCCACAACCGCTATCGCCCGGAAGGCAAGAATGCCCGGGCCATGTTCGAGGCCGTCGAGCAGGCGCGCGTCGAATGCATCGGCTCCCGCGCCATGCCCGGCATGGCGCAGAACATCACCGCCATGCTGCAGGACCGCTATCTGAGGAAGATGGCGGGCCGGCCCGCGACCAAGAAGGACGCCCCGCTCGAGGAAGCCGTGGCGCTCCTGGTGCGCGAAAGGCTGACCGGCGCAGCCCCGCCCGAGGAGGCGAGGGCACTCGTCGATCTGTGGCGGCCCTGGGTCGAGGAGAAGGCCGCGATACAGCTCAATCATCTCACCGATGCCATCACCGACCAGGCGGCCTTTGCCCGCATGTCGCGCGACATCATCGCCGCCCTCGACATGGCCGATGAGCTGGGCGAAGACCCGGATGAGAGCGACGACAGCGACGACAACCAGGAAGCCGAGCCCGATTCCGGCGACCAGCAGGAGACGCCGGAAGGCGAGGAGCAGGAAAGCCAGCAGTCGGCGGCCGAGGAGCTGCAGGACGCCGAAGGCGAGAGCGATGCTTCCGAGATGGACGCCCAGCAGCTCGATGTCGACGACATGCCCGACGACATGGAGAGCGAGGAATCGCCCGACGGCGAGGAGCCCTGGCGCCCGCAACTGCCCTTCTCGTCGCTGTCGAACGAGGACTTCTACCGCGTCTACACCAATCAGTTCGACGAGGAGATCGCCGCCGAGGATCTCTGCGACAGTGAGGAGCTGACGCGGCTCAGGAACTATCTCGACAAGCAGCTTTCCAATCTGCAGGGCGTGGTGGCGAGGCTCGCCAACCGCCTGCAGCGCCGCCTCATGGCGCAGCAGAACCGCTCCTGGGATTTCGATCTTGAGGAAGGGCTCCTCGATGCGTCACGTCTCACCCGCGTCATCATCGATCCCTTGCACGCCCTCTCCTTCAAGGTCGAGCAGGACATGCAGTTCCGCGATACGGTGGTGACGCTGCTGCTCGACAATTCGGGTTCGATGCGCGGCCGCCCGATTACGGTCGCCGCCACCTGCGCCGACATCCTGGCGCGCACGCTCGAGCGCTGCGGCGTCAAGGTGGAGATCCTGGGCTTCACCACCAGGGCCTGGAAAGGCGGCCAGGCGCGCGAGCGGTGGCTTGCCGCCGGCAAGCCCGCCAACCCGGGCCGTCTCAACGACCTGCGCCACATCATCTACAAGTCGGCCGATACGCCCTGGCGGCGCGCCCGCCGCAATCTCGGCCTGATGATGCGGGAAGGCCTGCTCAAGGAGAATATCGACGGCGAGGCGCTGATCTGGGCGCATAACCGGCTGCTCGCGCGCAGCGAGCAGCGCCGCATCCTGATGGTGATCTCGGATGGCGCGCCCGTCGACGACTCGACGCTTTCGGTCAATTCCGGCAACTATCTCGAGAAGCATCTGCGCCAGATCATCATCGATATCGAGAACCGCTCGCCGGTCGAGCTCATCGCTATCGGCATCGGTCATGATGTGACGCGCTATTACAAGCGCGCCGTCACCATCGTGGATGCCGAGGAGCTGGGCGGCGCCATGACGGAGAAGCTCGCCGAGCTTTTCAAGGAGCGGGCCCAGAAACAGACGGGCAAGGGCGCCGCGAGGTCCCCGACCAAGCGCCGGCTCAACTGA
- a CDS encoding BolA family transcriptional regulator: protein MALGPVGTHIKDKLSQAFRPQTLDVIDESHLHAGHAGSHPEGESHFRVKIVSEAFAGKSRVDTHRMVNETLKDDLKTRVHALAIQASAPK, encoded by the coding sequence ATGGCGCTCGGACCCGTTGGCACACATATCAAGGACAAGCTGTCGCAAGCCTTCCGGCCGCAGACGCTCGATGTCATCGATGAATCGCATCTGCATGCGGGCCACGCCGGATCGCATCCCGAAGGTGAAAGCCATTTCCGCGTCAAAATTGTGTCTGAGGCCTTCGCCGGCAAGAGCCGTGTCGATACGCACCGAATGGTAAACGAAACCTTGAAGGACGACCTCAAGACGCGCGTGCACGCGCTCGCCATCCAGGCGTCGGCGCCGAAATAA
- a CDS encoding ribbon-helix-helix domain-containing protein, with product MCQIFAGQDPQRYAFETRSVRLSGYPTSVRLEARFWQIIEDIAHAQGMTVGKFLSQLHDEALEIHGEVGNFASLLRCSCLVYLEQGLNSAEPRRAAG from the coding sequence ATGTGCCAGATATTCGCCGGGCAGGATCCACAACGTTATGCCTTTGAGACGCGTTCGGTACGCCTCTCCGGCTACCCGACCAGCGTCAGGCTCGAGGCACGCTTCTGGCAGATCATCGAGGATATCGCTCACGCTCAGGGCATGACGGTCGGCAAATTCCTGTCGCAACTCCATGACGAGGCGCTCGAGATCCATGGCGAGGTCGGCAATTTCGCCTCGCTCCTGCGCTGCAGTTGTCTCGTCTATCTCGAGCAGGGCCTGAATTCGGCTGAGCCGCGCCGCGCCGCCGGCTGA
- a CDS encoding cytochrome c family protein gives MDRIIAMMSGLGLIISATASAAAEDGAALFVKNCQTCHIVAKNGGTRVGPPLWNVVGRKAASIEGFNYSAGLKTSGIVWTPEALDQWLTFPKKMVRDTFMLYRQNDPAIRKAIIDYLATQKD, from the coding sequence ATGGACCGCATCATTGCCATGATGAGTGGGCTCGGCCTGATCATTTCCGCGACAGCCTCGGCGGCGGCCGAGGATGGCGCCGCGCTTTTCGTGAAGAACTGCCAGACCTGCCACATCGTGGCGAAAAACGGCGGAACGCGCGTAGGCCCGCCCTTGTGGAATGTCGTCGGCCGCAAGGCCGCCAGCATCGAGGGCTTCAACTATTCGGCCGGGCTCAAGACCTCCGGCATCGTGTGGACGCCCGAGGCCCTCGATCAGTGGCTGACTTTCCCGAAGAAGATGGTGCGCGACACATTCATGCTCTATCGCCAGAACGATCCTGCGATCCGCAAGGCGATCATCGACTATCTCGCAACACAGAAGGACTGA
- a CDS encoding VOC family protein, which produces MAKAIHMMIRVIDEAKSVAFYEQAFGLKVKDRFEFDGFTLVYLKNDENDFEVELTVNHGRSEPYTHGTGYGHLAVSTDDVARDHQRAEKAGLNPTPLKEFFRDDKLLAKFFFLQDPDGYKIEVLQRHGRYT; this is translated from the coding sequence ATGGCCAAAGCAATTCATATGATGATCAGGGTTATCGACGAAGCGAAGTCGGTCGCCTTCTATGAACAGGCTTTCGGCCTCAAGGTGAAGGATCGCTTCGAGTTCGACGGCTTCACTCTCGTCTATCTCAAGAACGACGAGAATGATTTCGAGGTCGAGCTCACCGTCAATCATGGCCGCAGCGAGCCTTACACGCATGGCACGGGGTATGGCCATCTCGCGGTCTCGACCGATGATGTGGCGCGTGATCACCAGCGCGCCGAAAAGGCGGGCCTCAATCCGACGCCGCTGAAGGAGTTTTTCCGCGACGATAAACTGCTCGCCAAGTTCTTTTTCCTGCAGGATCCCGATGGCTACAAGATCGAGGTTTTGCAGCGTCACGGCCGGTACACCTGA
- a CDS encoding esterase-like activity of phytase family protein: MKWLWVTALLLFAGPVGAQEEALKVRTLPVKSFTMFSQLVTFGGLEWRGGVELASDDERFGGLSSLELSEDGGGLLAVSDRGLWFKADLIYTDGHLSGLKAPVMAPMLGPDGKPFNGKVRSDAEAVAGWEPMRIDGKVIVGFESRTRAGVYDLGKSGFDARYKDLKLPKQAAKGPSNQELEAIGRFASGPLAGSILAISELNKDENGDIRAFVWGGRKAFGFSIKQLEDYAITDLAILPDGDVLTVERSFSGTNLPGMAIRRIKTEDIVAGGAVAPSLVFSGRMPFYRIDNMEGIAVSKLNGETRVTVLSDNNYRPEFQRTLLLQFALKP, translated from the coding sequence ATGAAGTGGCTCTGGGTTACAGCCCTCCTCCTGTTCGCTGGCCCGGTCGGCGCCCAGGAGGAGGCGCTCAAGGTCCGCACCCTCCCGGTCAAATCCTTCACCATGTTCTCGCAGCTCGTGACCTTCGGCGGGCTCGAATGGCGGGGCGGCGTCGAGCTTGCGAGCGACGATGAGCGTTTCGGCGGCCTCTCCTCGCTCGAATTGTCCGAGGACGGCGGCGGCCTCCTCGCGGTGTCCGATCGTGGCCTCTGGTTCAAGGCCGATCTCATCTATACCGATGGCCATCTGTCGGGGCTGAAGGCCCCCGTCATGGCGCCGATGCTGGGACCTGACGGCAAGCCCTTCAACGGCAAGGTCCGCAGCGATGCCGAGGCGGTTGCCGGCTGGGAGCCCATGCGCATCGACGGCAAGGTGATCGTCGGTTTCGAGAGCCGCACGCGCGCCGGCGTCTATGATCTGGGCAAAAGCGGTTTCGATGCCCGCTACAAGGACTTGAAACTCCCCAAGCAAGCCGCCAAAGGTCCGTCCAATCAGGAACTGGAAGCGATCGGCCGCTTCGCATCCGGCCCCTTGGCCGGCTCCATTCTCGCCATCTCCGAGCTCAACAAGGACGAGAATGGCGACATCCGCGCCTTCGTGTGGGGCGGCAGGAAGGCCTTCGGCTTCTCGATCAAGCAGCTTGAAGATTACGCGATCACCGATCTGGCCATTCTGCCCGATGGCGACGTGCTCACCGTCGAGCGCAGCTTCAGCGGCACGAACTTGCCCGGCATGGCGATCCGCCGCATCAAGACCGAGGATATCGTCGCCGGCGGCGCGGTGGCGCCGAGCCTCGTCTTTTCGGGCCGCATGCCCTTCTATCGCATCGACAACATGGAAGGCATCGCGGTGTCGAAGCTCAATGGCGAGACGCGCGTGACGGTGCTCTCGGATAACAACTACCGCCCGGAGTTCCAGCGCACGCTGCTCCTGCAGTTCGCGCTGAAGCCCTGA
- a CDS encoding AAA family ATPase, with the protein MRELAPLVFSGAKSGQKLYEVVEINRGRSRWQLRTERQLSPLVGREMQLQMLNKAWHDACDGEGQTVMIVGDPGLGKSRITQEFVGAIPCGDAENLEAGALETNLRSGFVVIRKALKELFAVGDMEASPAALDKVLAAWSARGLDQRLLDPILAIMELPTQEALWMALTGPERSRRMQQAAVALLLSLAGVRPVVLLVEDLHWIDYESEAILARLAQTAGGGRILLILTCRPDYDRSAFAAARPVEIRLSGLSPIESRSLIDFLVGRDSALDGLRESLSEACRGNALFLEETVRNLAETGKLEGQPGRYRLTGKLDEIVVPSNIRSLIDARFERLDIDAKRVAEVASVFGGEIPLASLSRMVALPEARFDAALRSLKNADLLVEVQVFPDVLLRFKHGLIRNAISERIMATALVELHRTALAELKACYADRLEEHSERLARHAQEAQLWEEAATHLLISAQRAIKRSAYSSALEQLDLGIELLRANEVAGADEHEIDFQLAKGAALMAARGWGSRDILAAFQRAEELCQKTGDKERLFTALRGRAQYYMISGKPAAAQELASRWVSLMNGQGDPGLAIESEYMFWTNNFFLGEPAAPRPPAKRQSA; encoded by the coding sequence ATGCGTGAATTGGCACCCCTGGTGTTTTCGGGCGCGAAGAGCGGGCAAAAGCTCTATGAGGTGGTCGAGATCAATCGCGGCCGCTCGCGCTGGCAGCTGCGGACCGAGCGCCAGCTGTCGCCCCTCGTCGGGCGCGAAATGCAGCTTCAGATGCTGAACAAGGCCTGGCACGATGCGTGCGACGGCGAGGGCCAGACGGTGATGATCGTCGGCGATCCGGGTCTCGGCAAGTCACGTATAACGCAGGAATTCGTCGGCGCCATTCCCTGCGGCGATGCGGAGAATCTCGAGGCCGGCGCGCTCGAAACGAATCTGCGCAGTGGGTTTGTGGTCATCCGCAAGGCGCTGAAGGAGCTGTTCGCGGTAGGCGATATGGAAGCTTCACCGGCCGCGCTCGATAAAGTCCTGGCGGCATGGAGTGCGCGCGGTCTCGACCAGCGCCTGCTCGACCCGATCCTGGCGATCATGGAGCTGCCGACACAGGAAGCGCTGTGGATGGCCCTCACCGGCCCCGAGCGGTCGCGCCGGATGCAACAGGCGGCCGTCGCGCTCCTGCTGTCGCTCGCCGGCGTCAGGCCGGTCGTCCTGCTGGTCGAGGATCTGCATTGGATCGACTACGAAAGCGAAGCCATTCTGGCGCGGCTGGCGCAGACCGCCGGCGGCGGCCGCATCCTGCTGATCCTGACCTGCCGGCCGGACTATGACCGCAGCGCCTTCGCCGCGGCGCGGCCGGTCGAAATCCGCCTGTCCGGACTGAGCCCGATCGAATCGCGCAGCCTGATCGACTTTCTCGTCGGCCGGGACAGCGCGCTCGACGGCCTGCGCGAGAGCCTGTCCGAGGCGTGCAGAGGCAATGCGCTCTTTCTCGAAGAAACGGTGCGCAATCTCGCCGAGACGGGAAAGCTCGAAGGCCAGCCCGGCCGCTACCGGCTGACAGGCAAGCTCGACGAGATCGTCGTTCCGTCAAACATCCGCTCGCTCATCGATGCGCGCTTCGAGCGGCTCGACATCGATGCCAAGCGCGTTGCCGAGGTCGCTTCGGTCTTCGGCGGCGAGATCCCGCTCGCATCGCTGAGCCGGATGGTGGCGCTGCCGGAAGCGCGCTTCGACGCGGCGCTGCGCAGCCTCAAGAACGCCGACCTTCTCGTCGAGGTGCAGGTGTTCCCGGATGTCCTGCTGCGCTTCAAGCATGGCCTCATCCGCAATGCCATCTCCGAGCGGATCATGGCGACGGCCCTCGTCGAGTTGCATAGAACCGCGCTGGCGGAGCTCAAGGCCTGCTATGCGGACCGGCTCGAAGAGCACAGCGAACGCCTGGCGCGGCACGCTCAGGAGGCACAGCTGTGGGAGGAGGCGGCGACCCACCTGCTGATCTCGGCGCAACGTGCGATCAAGCGCTCGGCCTATTCGAGCGCCCTCGAACAGCTTGATCTAGGGATCGAGCTGTTGCGGGCGAACGAGGTGGCAGGCGCCGACGAGCACGAGATAGATTTCCAGCTCGCCAAAGGTGCTGCCCTCATGGCGGCGCGCGGCTGGGGCTCACGTGATATTCTCGCGGCCTTCCAGCGCGCCGAGGAACTGTGCCAGAAGACCGGCGACAAGGAACGCCTGTTCACGGCGCTCCGCGGCCGGGCGCAATACTACATGATCAGCGGCAAGCCCGCGGCGGCGCAGGAATTGGCCAGCCGCTGGGTCAGCCTGATGAACGGGCAGGGCGACCCCGGCCTTGCGATCGAGTCCGAATATATGTTCTGGACCAACAATTTCTTTCTGGGCGAGCCCGCCGCACCACGCCCACCGGCGAAGCGGCAATCGGCATGA
- a CDS encoding J domain-containing protein — protein MKLDSKYFDKIRVKPGEERVTRDKHPTCEWPGCVKPGRHKAPKGRNQEGQFHAFCLEHVQQYNKTYNYFDGMKDDAVRDFQKDAQTGHRPTWKLGQNSSSMNAQGRRAKPGSFRDPFNFLGENGKEVNTGGARPLRNAELKALHTLGLDETATKEKARAQYKTLVKRLHPDANNGSRANEDTLKAVIQAYDYLRSTGFC, from the coding sequence ATGAAACTCGATTCCAAATATTTCGACAAGATTCGTGTGAAGCCGGGCGAGGAGCGCGTCACCCGCGACAAGCATCCGACATGCGAATGGCCGGGCTGCGTCAAGCCTGGGCGTCATAAGGCGCCCAAGGGCCGCAACCAGGAAGGGCAGTTCCATGCCTTCTGCCTGGAGCATGTCCAGCAATACAACAAGACCTACAATTACTTCGACGGCATGAAGGATGACGCGGTACGCGACTTCCAGAAGGATGCGCAGACCGGCCACCGCCCGACCTGGAAACTCGGCCAGAATTCGAGTTCCATGAATGCCCAGGGCCGTCGTGCCAAACCCGGCAGTTTCCGGGATCCGTTCAATTTCCTGGGTGAGAACGGCAAGGAAGTGAACACCGGCGGCGCCCGCCCCCTCCGCAATGCTGAGTTGAAGGCGCTGCATACGCTGGGCCTGGACGAGACGGCGACCAAGGAAAAGGCCAGAGCCCAGTACAAAACCCTGGTGAAAAGGCTGCATCCGGACGCCAATAATGGCAGCCGCGCCAATGAGGACACGCTCAAGGCGGTCATCCAGGCCTATGATTACCTGCGTTCGACGGGTTTCTGCTAG
- a CDS encoding twin-arginine translocation signal domain-containing protein: protein MRLIDKRPKVSRRDMLKTGGAVAAAASVLPAAIVSHSALAAEPVAISPDSFATLVKMARDIYPHDQIADKYYASVVADLDKAAKDDAQLKTLLEDGVTALNKKATGLKYGAYANVPSEEERVAILTEMEATPFFQKLRGSLVTGLYNNKELWPHFGYEGSSADKGGYINRGFGDIDWL from the coding sequence ATGAGATTGATCGACAAACGTCCAAAGGTCTCACGACGCGACATGTTGAAGACGGGTGGCGCCGTGGCGGCCGCGGCCTCGGTGCTGCCGGCCGCCATCGTCAGTCATTCGGCGCTCGCAGCCGAACCTGTCGCGATCTCGCCGGACAGCTTCGCGACACTCGTGAAGATGGCACGCGATATCTATCCGCACGATCAGATCGCCGACAAATACTATGCCAGTGTCGTCGCGGATCTCGACAAGGCCGCCAAGGACGACGCCCAGCTCAAGACCTTGCTCGAGGACGGCGTCACGGCGCTCAATAAGAAGGCCACCGGCCTCAAATACGGCGCCTATGCGAATGTGCCGAGCGAAGAGGAGCGCGTGGCGATCCTCACGGAAATGGAGGCGACGCCCTTCTTCCAGAAGCTGCGCGGCTCCCTGGTCACCGGCCTCTACAACAACAAGGAGCTGTGGCCGCATTTCGGCTACGAAGGCTCTTCCGCCGACAAGGGCGGCTACATCAATCGCGGCTTCGGTGACATCGACTGGTTGTGA
- a CDS encoding NAD(P)/FAD-dependent oxidoreductase, translating to MKDTAAYDLVIVGASFAGLACARAAAFRGLRTLVLEAKTDPGARISTTGIIVKEAADEIDIPPHLTRTVHGVRLYAPSLRSVDLFAPGYYFLTSNTADLMRWMAREAETAGAKIRCSTRLDRAVRQGDMIFLPQTGLRTRYLVGADGARSTVARLFDLGRNTRFLTGIEVEYPFCPRPIRIFSIASSIRVWRAAISPGWRRRPASSRWGLPPMQTPSPISGLSSPIPKSSSASRSMTCRSAAAAAYRWAAWSRPSRPLRCFSSAMPQAMSRP from the coding sequence ATGAAAGACACTGCGGCATATGACCTGGTGATCGTGGGCGCGAGCTTCGCCGGTCTCGCTTGCGCCAGAGCGGCTGCCTTCAGGGGCCTGCGCACGCTGGTCCTCGAGGCCAAGACCGATCCCGGTGCGCGCATCTCCACCACCGGCATCATCGTCAAGGAAGCGGCCGACGAGATCGACATTCCGCCGCATCTCACCCGCACCGTGCATGGCGTCAGGCTCTACGCGCCGTCTTTGCGCTCCGTCGATCTTTTCGCGCCCGGCTATTACTTCCTCACCAGCAACACCGCCGACCTGATGCGCTGGATGGCGCGCGAGGCCGAGACGGCCGGCGCAAAGATACGCTGCTCGACGAGGCTCGACCGCGCGGTGCGCCAGGGCGACATGATCTTCCTGCCGCAAACAGGTCTGCGCACCCGCTATCTCGTCGGCGCCGACGGCGCCCGTTCGACGGTGGCGCGGCTCTTCGATCTCGGCCGCAATACGCGCTTTCTCACCGGCATCGAGGTCGAGTATCCCTTCTGCCCGAGGCCGATCCGGATTTTCTCCATTGCTTCCTCGATTCGCGTCTGGCGCGCGGCTATCTCGCCTGGGTGGCGCCGGCGCCCGGCTTCTTCCAGGTGGGGCTTGCCACCAATGCAGACGCCAAGCCCGATCTCAGGGCTTTCCTCACCCATACCGAAAAGCTCTTCGGCTTCTCGAAGCATGACGTGCAGGAGCGCCGCAGCGGCCGCATACCGGTGGGCGGCCTGGTCTCGCCCTTCGCGGCCCCTCAGGTGCTTCTCATCGGCGATGCCGCAGGCCATGTCTCGCCCTTGA
- the cobS gene encoding cobaltochelatase subunit CobS: MTATVNGEAAPLPDMKVSVRQLFGFDSNLEVPAYSKATEHVPDLDEDYLFNRETTLAILAGFAYNRRVMITGYHGTGKSTHIEQVAARLNWPCIRINLDSHISRIDLIGKDAIVLKDGKQITEFREGILPWSYQHNVALVFDEYDAGRPDVMFVIQRILESSGKLTLLDQSRVIRPHPAFRLFSTANTIGLGDTTGLYHGTQQINQAQMDRWSIVTALNYLPHAQEVGIVLAKTKSYDNDKGRKVIANMVRVADLTRNAFMQGDLSTVMSPRTVMTWAQNAEIFDDLGFAFRVTFLNKCDELERALVAEFYQRCFGEELPESPAHVALS, translated from the coding sequence ATGACCGCGACCGTGAATGGCGAAGCAGCCCCCCTCCCCGACATGAAAGTGTCGGTGCGGCAGCTGTTCGGATTTGATTCGAACCTGGAAGTGCCGGCCTATTCCAAGGCCACCGAGCATGTGCCGGATCTCGACGAGGACTATCTGTTCAACCGCGAGACGACGCTCGCGATCCTGGCCGGCTTTGCCTATAACCGCCGCGTCATGATCACCGGCTATCATGGCACCGGCAAATCGACCCATATCGAGCAGGTTGCCGCACGCCTCAACTGGCCGTGCATCCGCATCAATCTCGACAGCCATATCAGCCGCATCGACCTGATCGGCAAGGACGCCATCGTCCTGAAGGACGGCAAGCAGATCACCGAATTCCGCGAGGGCATCCTGCCCTGGTCCTACCAGCACAATGTGGCGCTGGTGTTCGATGAATATGACGCCGGCCGGCCGGATGTCATGTTCGTCATCCAGCGCATCCTCGAATCCTCGGGCAAGCTGACGCTGCTCGACCAGTCGCGCGTCATCCGCCCTCATCCCGCCTTCCGGCTGTTCTCGACCGCCAACACGATCGGCCTCGGCGACACCACCGGCCTCTATCACGGCACCCAGCAGATCAACCAGGCGCAGATGGACCGCTGGTCGATCGTCACGGCGCTCAACTACCTGCCGCATGCGCAGGAAGTCGGCATCGTGCTGGCCAAGACCAAGAGCTACGACAACGACAAGGGCCGCAAGGTCATCGCCAACATGGTGCGCGTCGCGGATCTGACCCGCAACGCCTTCATGCAGGGCGATCTCTCGACCGTGATGAGCCCGCGCACCGTCATGACCTGGGCGCAGAATGCCGAGATCTTCGACGATCTCGGCTTCGCCTTCCGCGTCACCTTCCTGAACAAATGCGACGAGCTCGAGCGCGCTTTGGTGGCCGAATTCTATCAGCGCTGTTTCGGCGAGGAACTCCCTGAATCGCCGGCGCATGTCGCGCTGTCATGA